One segment of Yersinia kristensenii DNA contains the following:
- a CDS encoding serine hydrolase domain-containing protein: MSANSLAPRQPEPLASRINAVIDQALSEQRLVGAVVMVALNGETHFCRAAGWADRETEHPMAANTLFRLASISKPIVSTAAMVLVAQGKLDLDGDIRHWLPDFQPRLADGELPQITVRQLLSHTAGLGYRFVEADENGPYARAGISDGMDQSAITLSENLRRLAEVPLYYAPGTSWAYSLAIDVLGAVIEQVYGQPLDKAVRALVTGPLQMDDTEFFTHDISRLSTPYVNDIPAPHPLQEGEIVAPFPDTVGIEFSPARALNRHAFPSGGAGMVGSASDLLRLLETLRQGGSPLLPAALVDEMGQDQTRGMTLPDSPGLGFGLGFSVLRDPDAADSPESVGTWSWGGAYGHSWFVDKIQGISVVALTNTLYEGMSGQFVNDLRDAVYGVGEQQ, translated from the coding sequence ATGTCCGCCAATTCGTTAGCGCCCCGACAGCCAGAGCCTCTGGCAAGCAGAATTAATGCCGTGATTGATCAGGCACTCTCCGAGCAGCGTTTAGTCGGTGCTGTGGTCATGGTTGCGCTTAATGGCGAAACCCATTTCTGCCGAGCAGCAGGTTGGGCGGATCGCGAAACCGAGCATCCCATGGCTGCCAACACCCTGTTTCGATTGGCTTCCATCAGCAAACCTATTGTTTCCACTGCCGCCATGGTGTTAGTCGCACAAGGTAAACTCGACCTTGATGGTGATATTCGCCACTGGTTACCTGACTTTCAACCACGTCTGGCTGACGGGGAATTACCCCAAATTACGGTGCGCCAATTACTCAGCCATACCGCCGGTCTGGGCTATCGCTTTGTTGAAGCGGATGAAAATGGGCCTTATGCTCGCGCGGGTATCTCCGATGGCATGGACCAATCAGCCATTACATTAAGTGAGAATTTACGTCGATTGGCGGAGGTGCCGCTGTATTATGCGCCGGGAACCTCGTGGGCTTATTCATTGGCAATTGATGTTTTAGGTGCAGTGATTGAGCAAGTTTATGGTCAGCCGTTAGATAAAGCCGTCCGGGCATTAGTCACCGGGCCGCTACAAATGGATGATACTGAATTTTTTACCCATGATATCAGTCGGTTATCGACACCTTATGTCAATGATATTCCTGCGCCACACCCTTTGCAGGAAGGGGAGATTGTCGCGCCGTTTCCGGATACCGTGGGGATTGAATTCTCCCCTGCCCGCGCGCTCAATCGCCATGCTTTCCCTTCTGGCGGTGCGGGGATGGTGGGCAGTGCCAGTGACCTGCTGCGCTTGTTGGAAACCCTGCGTCAGGGCGGTTCGCCCTTGCTCCCGGCAGCTTTGGTTGATGAGATGGGCCAGGATCAAACGCGCGGAATGACCTTACCAGATTCCCCCGGTTTGGGCTTTGGCTTAGGTTTTTCAGTGCTGCGTGACCCGGATGCGGCTGATTCGCCCGAGTCCGTCGGCACATGGAGCTGGGGCGGTGCCTATGGTCATTCATGGTTTGTTGATAAAATTCAAGGGATAAGCGTTGTAGCATTGACCAATACTCTCTACGAGGGAATGTCTGGGCAGTTTGTTAATGACCTGCGTGATGCTGTCTATGGCGTCGGGGAACAGCAATGA
- a CDS encoding LysR family transcriptional regulator: protein MDNLSSLTVFVQVAETRSFVVAGRVLGVSASAVGKSIARLEARLGVRLFHRSTRSIALTSEGAIFLERSRRILAEVEAAELEMLQLADKPRGKLRVSFPLASTLLLPVLADFMLAYPDIVLDLDFSDRIVDVVEEGFDAVVRTGELTDSRLSARKLGQSNVLLVASPAYLEQYGEPLHPSELANHICLHYRYPNSGKLETWPLPYEPDLQIPISMVCNNIETRMCFALRGLGIACLPDFSMGNALVEGKLRTLLDGYMKRTVSLHVVWPSGRYITPKLRVFIDFISERVFADP from the coding sequence ATGGATAATTTGAGCAGCTTGACCGTGTTTGTACAAGTGGCCGAGACCCGCAGCTTTGTGGTGGCGGGGCGTGTTTTGGGGGTTTCTGCTTCCGCGGTCGGCAAAAGTATCGCCCGGCTTGAGGCGCGGCTGGGAGTGAGGCTGTTTCATCGCAGCACCCGCAGTATTGCACTGACTTCTGAGGGAGCGATTTTTCTTGAGCGCAGTCGGCGAATTTTGGCCGAGGTCGAGGCCGCAGAGCTGGAAATGCTACAACTGGCCGATAAGCCACGCGGCAAATTGCGGGTCAGTTTTCCCTTGGCGAGCACCTTGCTATTGCCGGTATTGGCTGATTTTATGTTGGCTTATCCCGACATTGTACTGGATCTGGATTTCAGTGATCGGATTGTTGATGTAGTCGAAGAGGGGTTTGATGCCGTGGTTCGCACCGGTGAACTGACCGATTCTCGGCTATCTGCCCGTAAGTTGGGGCAGTCCAACGTGTTGCTGGTGGCTTCACCCGCCTATCTGGAACAGTATGGGGAGCCGCTGCATCCGAGTGAGTTGGCTAACCATATCTGTCTGCACTACCGCTATCCCAACAGTGGCAAATTGGAAACCTGGCCGTTGCCCTATGAGCCGGATTTGCAAATCCCCATTTCGATGGTGTGCAATAACATTGAAACCAGAATGTGTTTTGCTTTACGCGGGCTGGGGATCGCATGCTTACCGGATTTTTCGATGGGAAACGCACTGGTGGAAGGTAAGCTGCGCACCTTATTGGACGGTTATATGAAGCGCACCGTCAGCTTGCATGTGGTGTGGCCTTCTGGGCGTTATATCACACCTAAGTTACGGGTATTTATCGATTTTATCAGTGAAAGGGTGTTTGCAGACCCGTAG
- a CDS encoding chemotaxis protein produces the protein MDNFQKEIEERTNLTSSNRFELLLFRLGESQEEQQSELYGINVFKLREIVPMPSLTKAAGMASPMMGMANIRGEIIPVIDLPAIVGCVPKTGLNILLVTEYARSTQAFAVESVDDIVRLEWSQVLAADAGVKSRNITSIARLDNDKASNRLALVLDVEQILYDILPANRNVQIDSEKTKAFDLKPGAVAIVAEDSKVARSMLEQALKMMDIPAAMHITGLEAWNKIKKIAEEARAEGRPISDKISFVLTDLEMPEMDGFTLTLNIKRDEFLKNIPVIIHSSLSGSANEDHVRKVGADAYVAKFEANELEAAIHKALDAKKNLNR, from the coding sequence ATGGATAATTTTCAAAAAGAGATAGAAGAGAGAACGAATCTCACCTCCTCTAACAGATTTGAGTTGTTGCTGTTTCGTTTGGGGGAATCTCAGGAGGAACAGCAGTCTGAACTGTACGGTATTAACGTATTCAAATTACGTGAAATAGTCCCGATGCCAAGTTTAACCAAAGCGGCGGGCATGGCTTCACCCATGATGGGCATGGCGAATATTCGTGGGGAAATCATTCCTGTGATTGACCTCCCAGCTATTGTTGGCTGTGTCCCCAAAACCGGGTTGAACATTTTACTGGTGACAGAGTATGCCCGCAGTACCCAAGCATTTGCGGTGGAATCTGTTGATGATATTGTTCGCTTGGAATGGAGCCAAGTGCTGGCGGCTGACGCGGGGGTCAAAAGCCGCAATATCACCAGTATCGCGCGTCTCGATAATGATAAAGCCAGTAACCGGTTGGCGCTGGTATTGGATGTTGAACAGATTTTATATGACATCCTTCCGGCCAATCGCAATGTTCAAATTGATAGTGAGAAAACCAAAGCATTCGATTTGAAACCGGGGGCGGTGGCCATTGTGGCTGAAGATTCCAAAGTTGCCCGCTCGATGCTGGAACAAGCCCTGAAAATGATGGATATTCCGGCCGCAATGCATATTACCGGCCTGGAAGCGTGGAATAAAATCAAGAAGATAGCAGAAGAAGCTCGGGCCGAGGGCCGCCCGATTTCGGATAAAATCTCATTTGTGTTAACCGATTTAGAAATGCCGGAGATGGATGGTTTTACCCTGACTTTGAATATCAAACGGGATGAGTTCCTGAAAAATATCCCGGTCATTATCCATTCTTCATTATCAGGTAGCGCGAATGAAGATCATGTCCGCAAAGTGGGGGCCGATGCCTATGTAGCGAAATTCGAAGCTAATGAATTGGAAGCCGCTATTCACAAGGCGTTGGATGCCAAGAAAAACCTAAATCGGTAA
- a CDS encoding acyltransferase has product MKMIKCAIRDVIAGQNVTVVEPVNLYECSLQDDVFIGPFVEVQKGCIIGRGSRIQSHTFLCENVTTGENCFIGHNVTFANDLFKQGSPDPDSNHWLRICLGDNVVIGSGATILTDSICSGAVIGAGSVVAKPIILKGVYAGNPARLIRTL; this is encoded by the coding sequence ATGAAAATGATCAAATGCGCTATACGGGATGTGATCGCAGGCCAAAACGTCACTGTGGTGGAGCCAGTCAACCTCTATGAGTGCTCGCTCCAGGATGATGTATTCATTGGCCCGTTTGTTGAGGTTCAGAAAGGGTGCATTATCGGACGGGGCAGCCGGATACAATCCCATACCTTTCTCTGCGAGAATGTCACCACCGGTGAAAATTGCTTTATTGGTCATAATGTGACTTTTGCCAATGATCTTTTTAAACAGGGTTCACCTGACCCAGATTCCAACCATTGGCTGAGAATCTGTTTGGGTGATAATGTGGTTATTGGCAGTGGCGCGACAATATTGACTGATTCAATTTGTAGCGGTGCGGTCATTGGTGCCGGGAGTGTGGTTGCCAAGCCTATAATATTAAAAGGAGTTTATGCCGGTAACCCCGCCCGCCTGATAAGAACGCTCTGA
- a CDS encoding TetR/AcrR family transcriptional regulator, protein MARVSKQQMALNREAIVETSSQLFRARGLNGVSVNDLMAAVGLTHGGFYGHFASKDELAAIASRKALDDSSTRWQEMGDQPDQNNLRTLVEFYLSPTHRDHAENGCAITALASDVARENDENPVCEVYLSGVKSMLARLESVSDIADPEQRRQHALAQLAMLSGALTLARATAGDKISDEFLDAAKTALLGEEK, encoded by the coding sequence ATGGCCCGAGTATCAAAACAGCAGATGGCGCTCAATCGCGAAGCCATTGTAGAGACGTCTTCGCAACTCTTCCGTGCTCGGGGTTTGAATGGCGTCAGTGTCAATGATTTAATGGCGGCGGTCGGTTTGACTCATGGCGGATTCTACGGGCATTTTGCGTCTAAAGATGAACTGGCGGCGATTGCCAGCCGCAAAGCGCTCGACGATTCCAGCACTCGCTGGCAAGAAATGGGCGACCAGCCAGACCAGAATAATCTACGCACCTTAGTAGAATTTTATCTCTCACCGACTCACCGAGATCACGCAGAAAATGGCTGTGCCATTACTGCACTCGCCAGCGATGTGGCGCGTGAGAATGATGAAAATCCAGTATGCGAAGTGTATCTCAGTGGCGTGAAATCCATGCTGGCAAGATTAGAGTCGGTTTCTGATATAGCAGACCCAGAACAGCGTAGGCAGCACGCCCTGGCGCAGTTGGCGATGTTGTCAGGGGCATTAACACTGGCACGGGCGACTGCTGGGGATAAAATATCGGATGAATTTCTTGATGCGGCCAAAACAGCCTTATTGGGGGAAGAAAAGTAA
- a CDS encoding aldo/keto reductase, whose product MKYTTFGRNSGLRVSELALGTGNFGTAWGYGSEKEEAKQVFDRFSDAGGNFIDTADTYQFGQSEQLVGEFIAAERDRFVVATKYTLGAQPDAGITQTGNSRRNMIASVESSLKRLNTDRIDLLWAHFDDQLTPLEEIVRAFDDLIRAGKIQYAGLSNFPAWRIARADTLAELRGWSRIAGIQVEYSLVQRTAERELLPMAEALGLAAALWSPLGGGLLTGKYRHSNEGRLLGFAGKLVHTEQDTALLDEVIAVSQEHHIQPLHVAIAWLRHKAANSPTSLIPILGSRTLAQLNDTLAALDVTLSDEQVARLDKVSAITLGTPHDQIANTLARAQGGDSTRIIPPRIPRA is encoded by the coding sequence ATGAAATACACCACTTTTGGCCGTAATAGCGGCCTGCGGGTCTCTGAATTGGCGTTGGGCACCGGTAATTTTGGTACCGCTTGGGGATATGGTTCGGAAAAAGAAGAAGCAAAACAAGTATTTGATCGCTTTTCCGATGCCGGTGGTAATTTCATCGACACCGCTGATACATATCAATTTGGTCAGTCTGAACAGCTTGTGGGCGAGTTTATTGCTGCGGAACGAGACCGCTTTGTGGTGGCGACAAAATATACATTGGGGGCGCAACCGGATGCTGGAATCACTCAAACCGGTAATAGCCGCCGCAATATGATCGCCTCGGTGGAAAGCAGTCTTAAACGGCTGAATACCGACCGTATTGATTTATTATGGGCGCATTTTGATGACCAGTTGACGCCGCTAGAAGAAATTGTGCGCGCTTTCGATGACCTGATCCGCGCCGGAAAAATACAATATGCTGGGCTTTCCAACTTCCCTGCATGGCGTATTGCTCGCGCTGATACTCTGGCAGAATTGCGCGGCTGGTCGCGTATTGCCGGTATTCAGGTGGAATATAGTCTGGTGCAACGAACCGCCGAGCGCGAATTGTTACCGATGGCTGAAGCATTGGGCTTGGCAGCCGCGCTATGGTCGCCACTGGGAGGCGGGTTACTGACAGGCAAATACCGCCACAGCAATGAAGGCCGACTACTGGGCTTCGCGGGCAAATTGGTGCATACCGAGCAAGATACCGCGCTACTGGATGAAGTTATCGCGGTATCACAGGAACACCATATCCAGCCATTACACGTCGCCATTGCCTGGTTGCGCCATAAGGCCGCAAACTCACCGACCAGTTTGATCCCTATTTTAGGTTCCCGTACGCTGGCTCAATTGAATGACACACTGGCAGCATTGGATGTGACATTAAGTGATGAACAAGTGGCCCGTCTTGATAAGGTCAGCGCCATCACGTTGGGGACACCACATGATCAAATTGCCAACACGCTGGCACGGGCTCAGGGCGGCGATAGCACTCGCATCATCCCCCCCCGAATACCGCGAGCATAA